A stretch of DNA from Deltaproteobacteria bacterium RBG_16_64_85:
ACTCGTTCCGGGTGTTCTCGGGGCTTAAGGGTTTTCGAAAGGTGACCGTATTCGGATCCGCGAGGTGCCGTGCCGGCTCCCCCGGCTATCGACAGGCGGTCGCCTTCGGAAGGGAGATGGCGCGGCGCGGCTGGCTGGTCATCACGGGCGGCGGGGAGGGGATCATGGAGGCAGCGCACGTCGGGGCGGGGCAGGAGATGGCGATGGGAATCAACATCCTGCTCCCCTTCGAGCAGCCGGATAATCCCGTGGTCGCAGGCGACTCGAAGCTCATTCACGTGAAGTATTTCTTCACCCGCAAGCTGCTGTTCGTCAAGGAGGCCGACGGCGTGGCGCTTTTCCCCGGGGGGTTCGGGACGCTCGACGAATCGTTCGAGGTACTGACCCTCCTGCAGACCGGGAAAAGCCGGCTGTTCCCGATCGTGCTCGTGGACGAGCCGGGGGGCGACTACTGGAGGCTGTGGAAGGAGTTCGTCGAGCATCACCTCCTCGGGCGGGGATGGATCTCGCCGGAGGACCTCGCGCTGTTCCGGGTCACCGACAACGCCTTCGAAGCGGCAGAGGAGATCCTGGGTTTCTACCGCGTCTACCACAGCATGCGGTACGTGGGCAAAGACCTCGTGTTCCGGCTTCGCCTTTCGCCCTCCGAGGCGGTCTTCTCCCGTCTCTGCGCCTCCTTTGGCGACATCGTCGATTCCGGGACGTTTCGCCTGGGCGCCGCACTGCCGGAAGAGGAGGACGAGCCCGAGCTCGCGGAGCTATCCCGGCTGATCTTCCGGTTCAACCGGAAGAGCTTCGGCCGGCTTCGCATGCTCGTCGACTTCCTGAACCGCGAGGCGGCCTGACGGGCCGCAAAGGTTTTCAGGGGATCTCTTCCCGCACGTCCATCGCGTCCCGCAGGCCATCCCCGATGAAATTGAATGCCATCACGGTGGCCAT
This window harbors:
- a CDS encoding Rossman fold protein, TIGR00730 family — translated: MRGKRGRLANHKVSSEELLAGLRQSVEGLAEDGADRGDLKILARAMRELRYSFRVFSGLKGFRKVTVFGSARCRAGSPGYRQAVAFGREMARRGWLVITGGGEGIMEAAHVGAGQEMAMGINILLPFEQPDNPVVAGDSKLIHVKYFFTRKLLFVKEADGVALFPGGFGTLDESFEVLTLLQTGKSRLFPIVLVDEPGGDYWRLWKEFVEHHLLGRGWISPEDLALFRVTDNAFEAAEEILGFYRVYHSMRYVGKDLVFRLRLSPSEAVFSRLCASFGDIVDSGTFRLGAALPEEEDEPELAELSRLIFRFNRKSFGRLRMLVDFLNREAA